From one Rhodoferax sp. PAMC 29310 genomic stretch:
- a CDS encoding leucine-rich repeat-containing protein kinase family protein, with protein sequence MHTLEQLRAGQLVGTQRLSLACGLTEFPRDIFALADTLEILDLSNNALTELPPDLHRLHRLRVIFCSNNHFTELPTVLGQCPGLTMIGFKANQIREVADAALPAALRWLILTDNQLQALPASIGRCTQLQKLMLAGNQLRTLPLELALCTRLELLRIAANQLTEFPALLFKLPRLTWLAYAGNPFCAELEAAAEPPSTPIAWEALQLQSTLGEGASGVIHQANWQAGDVHEAVAVKVFRGALTSDGMPQCEMAATLRAGHHTSLIPVRGVVSDHPDGVCALVLALIDPDFAVLAGPPSLDSCTRDVYAPGLRLDWSQLTDTALSIASAASHLHAQGLMHGDLYGHNILHNGQGGALLGDFGAASWVAQADTAHAHALQRLEVRAFGCLLEELLAHSAPEMDEAPGWESLRLLAGRCLSDNVVARPLFAEIEHALMEAQNVYLDPVVAA encoded by the coding sequence ATGCACACCCTTGAACAACTCCGGGCTGGGCAACTGGTCGGCACCCAAAGGCTATCCCTGGCCTGCGGCTTGACTGAATTTCCGCGCGACATCTTCGCGCTGGCCGACACCCTAGAAATTCTCGACCTGTCCAACAATGCACTCACCGAGTTGCCGCCCGACCTGCACCGGCTGCATCGCCTGCGGGTGATTTTTTGCTCCAACAACCACTTCACCGAGTTGCCCACGGTGCTGGGGCAATGCCCAGGCCTGACGATGATCGGCTTCAAGGCCAACCAGATACGCGAGGTGGCGGATGCGGCCCTGCCTGCGGCCTTGCGTTGGTTGATCCTCACCGACAACCAGTTGCAAGCCTTGCCGGCGTCCATTGGGCGTTGCACCCAGCTGCAAAAGCTCATGCTCGCAGGCAATCAATTGCGCACGCTGCCCCTCGAGTTGGCCCTGTGCACCCGTCTGGAGTTGTTGCGCATTGCCGCCAATCAGTTGACCGAGTTTCCCGCCCTGTTGTTCAAGCTGCCGCGCCTGACCTGGCTAGCCTATGCCGGAAATCCGTTTTGCGCCGAGCTGGAGGCGGCTGCAGAGCCGCCCTCAACCCCCATTGCCTGGGAGGCGCTGCAGTTGCAGTCCACCTTGGGCGAGGGCGCGTCAGGGGTGATTCATCAGGCGAACTGGCAAGCGGGCGATGTCCATGAAGCGGTGGCCGTGAAAGTGTTCAGGGGCGCACTCACCAGCGACGGCATGCCGCAGTGCGAAATGGCCGCCACCCTGCGCGCCGGCCACCACACCAGCCTGATTCCGGTGCGCGGCGTGGTGAGTGATCACCCCGACGGCGTCTGCGCGCTGGTGCTGGCCTTGATTGACCCCGACTTTGCCGTGTTGGCCGGCCCGCCCAGTTTGGACTCTTGCACGCGCGATGTGTATGCACCCGGCCTGCGCCTGGATTGGTCGCAGCTGACCGACACGGCGCTGTCCATTGCCTCAGCCGCCAGTCATTTGCACGCCCAAGGGCTGATGCACGGCGACCTGTATGGCCACAACATCTTGCACAACGGGCAGGGCGGTGCGCTATTGGGCGACTTTGGCGCGGCCTCTTGGGTGGCGCAGGCCGATACCGCGCACGCCCACGCGCTGCAGCGGCTGGAAGTGCGCGCCTTTGGCTGCTTGCTGGAAGAATTGCTGGCACACAGTGCGCCTGAGATGGATGAGGCTCCGGGGTGGGAGTCGCTTCGCCTTCTGGCCGGCAGATGCCTGTCCGACAACGTGGTAGCGCGGCCGCTGTTTGCTGAAATTGAGCATGCGCTGATGGAGGCTCAAAACGTCTACCTTGACCCTGTTGTTGCTGCATAA
- a CDS encoding ABC transporter permease — translation MTNAPHAWWRDKLLWATVLLAAMVVALPHSEPLFAGLFPQLERPVYRQEPFTQLLWQHLLLVGVSGAASVLVGTLAGVWVTRPSGKEFRPVLETLVSMGQTLPPVAVLALAVPAVGFGELPALMALALYGLLPVVQGTITGLQAVPAPVIQAANGMGLSPWQRLRQVEGPLALPVWLSGVRTSVIINIGTAAIASTVGAKTLGSPIIVGLSGFNTAYVLQGAIVVGMLAVVVDMGFERLARRVAWAH, via the coding sequence ATGACGAACGCGCCGCACGCCTGGTGGCGAGACAAGCTGCTGTGGGCCACGGTATTGCTGGCCGCAATGGTGGTGGCCCTGCCGCACAGTGAACCCTTGTTTGCCGGCCTGTTTCCCCAACTGGAGCGCCCGGTCTACCGCCAAGAGCCGTTCACCCAACTGCTGTGGCAACACCTGCTTCTGGTGGGTGTGTCGGGCGCGGCCTCGGTGCTGGTGGGCACGCTGGCCGGCGTCTGGGTGACGCGGCCCAGCGGCAAGGAATTTCGGCCAGTGTTGGAAACGCTGGTGTCGATGGGGCAAACATTGCCGCCGGTGGCGGTGCTGGCACTGGCCGTGCCGGCCGTGGGTTTTGGTGAACTGCCCGCGCTGATGGCGCTGGCGCTGTATGGCTTGCTGCCGGTGGTGCAGGGCACGATCACCGGCCTGCAAGCCGTGCCCGCCCCGGTGATACAAGCCGCCAACGGCATGGGCCTGTCGCCTTGGCAGCGCCTGCGTCAGGTGGAAGGTCCGCTGGCGCTACCGGTGTGGCTGTCGGGCGTGCGCACCTCGGTCATCATCAACATTGGCACGGCGGCCATTGCCTCCACGGTGGGGGCCAAAACGCTGGGCTCACCGATCATCGTGGGCCTGAGCGGCTTCAACACCGCCTATGTGCTGCAAGGTGCCATCGTGGTCGGCATGCTGGCGGTGGTGGTGGACATGGGGTTTGAGCGACTGGCCCGGCGCGTAGCCTGGGCGCACTGA